The following are encoded together in the Streptomyces rapamycinicus NRRL 5491 genome:
- a CDS encoding carboxymuconolactone decarboxylase family protein — protein sequence MDARLNLFGNPLLGTFLKHLNSAGKVIGDSALSAATQELVKIRASQINGCGFCTDMHTKDAAKAGETSTRLNLVAVWREATVFTDAERAALELAEQGTRIADAAGGVTDEAWANAAKYYDEEQLAALVSIIAVINTYNRLNVIVQQPAGDYRPGQFG from the coding sequence ATGGACGCCCGTTTGAACCTCTTCGGCAACCCGCTCCTCGGCACCTTCCTGAAACACCTCAACTCCGCGGGCAAGGTGATCGGCGACTCGGCGCTGTCGGCCGCGACGCAGGAGCTGGTGAAGATCCGCGCCAGCCAGATCAACGGCTGCGGCTTCTGCACCGACATGCACACCAAGGACGCCGCGAAGGCCGGGGAAACCTCGACGCGGCTGAACCTGGTCGCGGTCTGGCGGGAGGCCACGGTGTTCACCGACGCCGAGCGCGCCGCCCTGGAACTCGCGGAGCAGGGCACCCGCATCGCCGACGCGGCCGGTGGTGTCACGGACGAGGCGTGGGCGAACGCCGCCAAGTACTACGACGAGGAGCAGCTCGCCGCCCTGGTGTCGATCATCGCCGTCATCAACACCTACAACCGGCTGAACGTCATCGTCCAGCAGCCCGCGGGCGACTACCGGCCCGGCCAGTTCGGGTGA
- a CDS encoding NmrA/HSCARG family protein: MITVLGATGGQGGAVTRALLSSGHSVRAVVRDREEPRARRLAQQGVDVVVGDLSDAASLTAAFEGSSAAFAVTTPFESGPDAEVRQGQAIIEAAGRAAPAHLVLASVGSADRSTGIPHFDSKAVIERNLEAAGLPSTVVAPTYFYENALGSRDDIAQGVLPLAIPGDTPLQQTALRDLGAVVAAVIADPGRWIGRRVEVASDAPTPRQMAEALASAAGGPVEYRQVPLDTVRKASADMGAMFTFLAETGYDVDLPRLRADFPGVVWTSFAAWAAEQEWPRPRG, from the coding sequence ATGATCACTGTGCTGGGAGCCACCGGCGGCCAGGGCGGTGCGGTGACACGGGCCTTGCTGTCATCGGGCCACAGCGTCCGGGCCGTGGTCCGCGACCGCGAGGAGCCCAGAGCACGCCGGCTCGCCCAGCAGGGCGTGGACGTGGTGGTCGGCGACCTGAGCGACGCCGCGTCGCTGACGGCGGCCTTCGAGGGCTCGTCGGCGGCGTTCGCGGTGACGACGCCGTTCGAGTCGGGCCCGGACGCCGAGGTGCGGCAGGGGCAGGCGATCATCGAAGCCGCCGGCCGGGCCGCGCCCGCGCATCTGGTGCTCGCCTCGGTGGGCTCGGCGGACCGCTCCACCGGTATCCCCCACTTCGACAGCAAGGCGGTCATCGAGCGGAACCTGGAGGCGGCGGGTCTGCCGTCGACCGTGGTCGCGCCGACGTACTTCTACGAGAACGCCCTGGGCAGCCGGGACGACATCGCCCAGGGCGTGCTGCCCCTCGCGATCCCCGGTGACACACCGCTCCAGCAGACGGCCCTGCGCGACCTGGGCGCGGTGGTGGCCGCCGTGATCGCCGACCCCGGGCGGTGGATCGGGCGGCGGGTGGAGGTCGCGAGCGACGCGCCCACTCCCCGGCAGATGGCCGAGGCGCTCGCCTCGGCGGCCGGTGGCCCGGTGGAGTACCGCCAGGTGCCGCTGGACACGGTCCGTAAGGCGAGCGCGGACATGGGGGCCATGTTCACCTTCCTGGCGGAGACCGGCTACGACGTGGACCTGCCGCGACTGCGCGCCGACTTCCCCGGCGTCGTCTGGACCTCCTTCGCGGCCTGGGCCGCCGAGCAGGAGTGGCCGCGGCCGCGCGGCTGA
- a CDS encoding CGNR zinc finger domain-containing protein, translating to MQVALDDYVWAAGIATELVNTTAEVWRGDDHLPDPAALVAFTEQHGDRPGDDDEVPGALAELARRGRAADLHAVHALRTTVRDLIDHPGRDRLIAGATRLTSSARGATLVPDPAHKGRIRWAVPLRDGATIADALSLICGMGVLGVVHTLGERRFRPCTAPTCRGAFIDTTRPGSRRYCMPGLCGNRVNVANHRARRTATRDRATDSE from the coding sequence ATGCAAGTGGCGTTGGACGATTACGTCTGGGCGGCGGGGATCGCGACCGAGCTGGTCAACACCACCGCCGAGGTCTGGCGCGGCGACGACCACCTGCCCGATCCGGCCGCCCTCGTCGCGTTCACCGAGCAGCACGGCGACCGGCCCGGAGATGACGACGAGGTTCCGGGCGCGCTGGCCGAACTCGCCCGCCGGGGGCGCGCGGCCGACCTCCATGCGGTGCACGCGCTGCGGACCACCGTGCGGGACCTGATCGATCACCCCGGCCGCGACCGCCTCATCGCCGGTGCCACCCGGCTCACCTCGTCCGCCCGGGGCGCCACTCTGGTACCGGACCCCGCACACAAGGGCCGCATACGGTGGGCCGTCCCGCTCCGGGACGGGGCGACCATAGCCGACGCCCTCTCGCTGATCTGCGGCATGGGCGTCCTCGGGGTCGTCCACACCCTCGGCGAGCGGCGGTTCCGGCCGTGCACCGCACCCACCTGCCGGGGAGCGTTCATCGACACCACCCGGCCCGGCAGCCGCCGCTACTGCATGCCCGGGCTGTGCGGCAACCGCGTCAACGTCGCCAACCACCGCGCTCGCCGAACCGCGACGCGCGACCGGGCCACCGACTCCGAATAG
- a CDS encoding DJ-1/PfpI family protein, with protein MAHETTQGNGRETDSARPMEVGMVLYGGHTMLDFVGPHLAFASAGMRVHLVSDSLGPVVSDTGVAVLPTVTLESCPADLDILFVPGGRVDEVLLDRAKAEFLSHHGRTASYITSVCTGSLVLAAAGLLDGYRAATHWATRDQLARFGVEVSDERVCVDRNRVTGGGVTAGIDFGLTLVARTLGEDAAKLSQLAMEYNPRPPFDAGSPEGAGPEVVARFAEFAEATFGEHIDESIARTISRVLERRAAPSEA; from the coding sequence TTGGCACACGAAACGACGCAGGGGAACGGCCGGGAGACGGACTCCGCACGTCCGATGGAAGTCGGCATGGTGCTGTACGGGGGTCACACCATGCTCGACTTCGTCGGTCCGCACCTGGCCTTCGCCAGTGCGGGCATGCGGGTCCACCTGGTGTCGGACTCACTGGGCCCGGTGGTGTCCGACACCGGAGTGGCCGTCCTGCCGACCGTCACCCTCGAGAGCTGCCCCGCCGATCTGGACATCCTGTTCGTCCCCGGTGGGCGCGTCGACGAGGTGCTGCTCGACCGCGCCAAGGCCGAGTTCCTCTCCCACCACGGGCGTACCGCCTCGTACATCACCTCCGTCTGCACCGGCTCGCTCGTGCTCGCGGCGGCGGGTCTGCTCGACGGCTACCGGGCGGCGACGCACTGGGCCACGCGGGATCAGCTGGCGCGGTTCGGCGTCGAGGTGTCGGACGAGCGCGTATGCGTCGACCGGAACAGGGTCACCGGCGGCGGTGTGACCGCGGGCATCGACTTCGGGCTCACCCTCGTGGCACGCACCCTCGGCGAGGACGCCGCGAAACTCTCCCAGCTGGCCATGGAGTACAACCCGCGGCCGCCCTTCGACGCCGGTTCCCCCGAGGGCGCCGGGCCCGAAGTGGTCGCCCGCTTCGCCGAGTTCGCGGAGGCCACCTTCGGCGAACACATCGACGAGAGCATCGCCCGCACCATCTCGCGGGTGCTGGAGCGGCGCGCCGCGCCGAGCGAGGCGTGA